A stretch of the Psychroserpens sp. Hel_I_66 genome encodes the following:
- a CDS encoding carboxymuconolactone decarboxylase family protein, producing MALVTPLSAEHDPETKELATFFNETLGFCPNSVLTMQRRPAISKAFINLNKAVMANEGRVTSALKRMIAWVSSNATGCRYCQAHAIRAAERYGAEQEQLDNIWDYRTHSAFSEAERAALDFSLAASQVPNAVNADIKERLYKHWNEGEIVEMLGVISLFGYLNRWNDSMGTDIEEGAVETGNQYLGKHGFEVGKHDGSKY from the coding sequence ATGGCATTAGTTACTCCTTTATCTGCGGAACATGATCCCGAAACAAAAGAACTTGCAACCTTTTTTAATGAGACGCTTGGGTTTTGTCCAAATTCGGTATTAACAATGCAACGTCGTCCTGCCATTTCAAAGGCGTTTATAAATTTAAACAAAGCTGTAATGGCTAATGAGGGTCGTGTGACTTCTGCTTTAAAACGAATGATTGCGTGGGTTTCTAGTAACGCTACAGGTTGTCGTTATTGCCAAGCTCACGCTATTCGTGCTGCAGAACGTTATGGTGCAGAGCAAGAGCAATTAGATAATATTTGGGATTACAGAACACACAGTGCATTTAGCGAAGCAGAGCGTGCTGCACTAGATTTTAGTCTCGCTGCTTCTCAAGTACCAAATGCTGTAAATGCAGATATTAAAGAGCGTTTATACAAACATTGGAATGAAGGAGAAATCGTAGAAATGCTTGGAGTTATTTCATTGTTTGGTTATCTCAACCGTTGGAATGATTCTATGGGAACAGACATTGAAGAGGGAGCGGTAGAAACCGGAAACCAATATTTGGGCAAGCATGGTTTTGAGGTTGGTAAGCATGATGGATCTAAATATTAA